A genomic segment from Lignipirellula cremea encodes:
- a CDS encoding universal stress protein yields MKFNKIVFPTDFSHTGDAALSFATALARDTGAVLLIVHVEETPLAYGSGDMYYGPPSPDPEQLQAMLMKVVPDDPAVACQHHLITGHPPEALARLVEEENADLIVMGTHGRSGLTRLLMGSVAEQVVRRAPCPVLTYKKPATKLATD; encoded by the coding sequence ATGAAATTTAACAAGATCGTATTTCCCACGGATTTCTCTCACACAGGCGACGCGGCTCTGTCGTTCGCGACCGCGTTAGCCCGGGACACGGGGGCGGTCTTGCTGATCGTCCATGTCGAAGAGACGCCGCTGGCGTATGGATCCGGCGACATGTACTACGGCCCGCCCAGCCCGGACCCGGAACAGCTGCAGGCGATGTTAATGAAGGTTGTGCCGGACGACCCCGCCGTGGCCTGTCAGCATCATCTCATCACAGGTCATCCGCCCGAAGCGCTGGCGCGTCTGGTCGAAGAGGAAAACGCTGACCTGATTGTGATGGGCACGCACGGACGGTCCGGTCTCACGCGACTGCTGATGGGCAGCGTCGCGGAGCAAGTCGTACGCCGAGCGCCCTGTCCCGTTTTAACCTACAAAAAACCGGCGACGAAGCTCGCCACGGATTAG
- a CDS encoding PAS domain-containing sensor histidine kinase: protein MSSDDHSARDFESLSDREARLRAILETSVEGIITIDERGLIESMNLSAEQMFGYSEAAVLGKNVTLLMPPPYSEDHDAYIAKYLQTGEKKIIGIGRNVLGRRSDGATFPMHLSVSEVRLSRGRFFTGFVYDLSEHVATETKALRLGRILEDSLNEIYMFDARTLKLLTVNRGARENLGYSMEELLEMTPLHFKTEFTPEQFDAILLPLRDRQVRVVEFETIHQRKDGSRYPVEVRLQLDPRSDDPVFVAIVSDISERKKFQQELEGLVGERTRQLEAAQEELIRKERLATLGKLAGGVAHEIRNPLGVIRNAAYFLQQASNDTDEDVRESFNEIERALNSSNHIVGELLDYARDPQPNHTAFSADEALANALAAFRVPQSIHLVKESQPGLDCIGDQGQIERILFNLLNNAIQAMPHGGTLAIDCRGAENTVVFEIADTGVGIPSEQLSQIFDPLFTRKAKGIGLGLAISQRYADLNRAAIHVESAPGQGSTFRLTLPRVLEPGKAD, encoded by the coding sequence ATGAGTTCTGATGACCACAGCGCGCGCGATTTTGAATCGCTTTCCGATCGTGAGGCACGCTTGCGCGCTATCCTGGAAACGTCGGTCGAAGGAATTATTACGATTGACGAACGTGGCCTCATTGAATCCATGAACCTGAGCGCGGAACAAATGTTTGGTTATTCCGAGGCGGCAGTCCTGGGCAAGAATGTCACCCTGTTAATGCCGCCGCCTTATAGCGAGGATCATGACGCCTATATAGCCAAATACCTGCAAACGGGTGAGAAAAAGATCATCGGCATTGGGCGGAATGTGCTAGGCCGCCGCAGCGATGGCGCTACCTTTCCGATGCATCTTTCCGTGAGCGAGGTGCGGCTTTCCAGAGGGCGTTTTTTTACGGGGTTTGTGTACGACCTGAGCGAGCACGTCGCGACGGAGACCAAGGCGCTTCGCCTGGGGCGGATTCTCGAAGATTCCCTGAACGAAATTTACATGTTCGACGCGCGCACGCTTAAGTTGTTGACCGTGAATCGGGGCGCCCGGGAGAATCTGGGCTATTCGATGGAAGAGCTTTTGGAAATGACACCGCTCCATTTCAAAACGGAATTCACTCCCGAACAGTTCGACGCGATCCTTCTTCCGCTGCGAGATCGCCAGGTCCGCGTGGTGGAATTCGAAACCATCCACCAGCGCAAAGACGGCAGCCGCTACCCGGTTGAAGTACGCTTGCAATTGGATCCGCGTTCCGACGATCCTGTGTTTGTGGCAATCGTTTCCGACATTTCCGAACGGAAGAAATTCCAGCAGGAACTCGAAGGCCTGGTGGGCGAACGCACCCGTCAACTGGAAGCGGCCCAGGAAGAGTTGATTCGCAAAGAGCGACTGGCTACCCTTGGCAAGCTGGCCGGGGGCGTGGCGCATGAGATCCGCAATCCGCTGGGCGTGATTCGCAACGCGGCTTACTTTCTTCAGCAGGCGTCCAACGACACCGACGAAGACGTACGCGAATCTTTTAACGAAATTGAACGGGCGCTGAATTCCTCCAATCATATCGTGGGAGAGTTGCTCGACTATGCACGGGATCCGCAGCCGAACCACACGGCGTTTTCAGCCGACGAGGCGCTCGCGAATGCGCTCGCCGCGTTTCGTGTGCCGCAGTCGATTCATCTGGTGAAGGAGTCCCAGCCGGGACTGGACTGCATCGGCGATCAAGGCCAGATTGAGCGAATTTTGTTTAACCTGCTGAACAACGCCATTCAGGCAATGCCGCATGGGGGGACCCTTGCCATCGATTGCCGTGGCGCTGAGAATACGGTTGTGTTTGAAATTGCCGACACGGGAGTCGGTATTCCTTCCGAGCAATTGAGTCAAATCTTTGATCCGCTATTCACGCGGAAAGCAAAGGGAATCGGTCTGGGCCTGGCGATTTCGCAGCGCTACGCGGATTTGAACCGGGCAGCCATTCATGTTGAGAGCGCGCCCGGTCAGGGGTCGACCTTTCGGCTGACGTTGCCTCGCGTTCTCGAGCCCGGAAAAGCCGACTAA
- a CDS encoding sigma-54-dependent transcriptional regulator, whose translation MDNERPVDLLIVDDDDEIRKRSAQYFQEHGYHTAAAASGAEALEQVQKQAFQVAILDMSMPGMSGIELLTKLRESNPEIEVVMLTGHGTIEIAVEAMKLGAHDFLTKPVRFKHLAAVVDKAAEAGRIRKENRQLRAVIERTQARTEGMVGESPAMREVFRLIERVGPTDKPILIQGESGTGKELVAKAIHQAGPLARQPLVVINCAALPEALLESELFGHEKGSFTGAVTAKEGLFEIADGGTLFIDEIGELSPTLQPKLLRVLEDGWMRRVGSVKDCRVQVRILAATNRNLADEVAAKRFREDLYYRINVLTIPLPPLRERGDDVRLLADKFTGPGWEWEPAALEAMQKYDWPGNVRQLMNAIERAKLLADEEWICLRNLPQEVLVPHSHGLPKTLQPEADLATVNRSLVVQAMRRERGNKMQAAKVLGVSRRSLYRLLEKYEIDQAEYID comes from the coding sequence ATGGATAACGAACGCCCTGTCGACTTGCTAATCGTCGACGACGACGACGAAATTCGTAAGCGGTCAGCCCAGTACTTTCAAGAACACGGCTACCATACGGCCGCAGCCGCCAGCGGAGCAGAGGCGCTGGAACAGGTTCAGAAGCAGGCTTTTCAAGTCGCCATTCTCGACATGTCGATGCCGGGCATGTCGGGTATCGAGCTCCTGACGAAGTTGCGGGAAAGCAATCCCGAAATCGAAGTGGTGATGCTCACCGGACATGGCACCATTGAAATCGCCGTCGAGGCGATGAAGCTCGGCGCTCATGACTTTCTCACCAAACCGGTGCGTTTCAAGCATCTGGCGGCGGTTGTCGACAAAGCAGCGGAAGCGGGCCGCATTCGCAAAGAAAATCGCCAGCTGCGGGCCGTGATCGAGCGAACGCAAGCGAGGACGGAAGGGATGGTCGGCGAGTCTCCCGCCATGCGCGAGGTTTTTCGTCTGATCGAACGGGTGGGTCCGACCGACAAACCGATTCTGATTCAAGGCGAAAGCGGAACCGGCAAGGAGCTGGTCGCCAAAGCGATTCATCAGGCCGGCCCCTTGGCGAGGCAGCCGCTGGTCGTCATTAACTGCGCGGCTCTGCCGGAAGCCCTGCTGGAAAGTGAGTTGTTCGGCCACGAGAAAGGTTCGTTTACCGGCGCCGTTACGGCCAAAGAAGGCCTGTTTGAGATTGCCGACGGCGGCACGCTTTTCATCGACGAAATCGGCGAGTTGTCGCCAACCCTGCAGCCGAAACTGTTACGCGTTCTGGAAGACGGCTGGATGCGCCGCGTGGGATCGGTCAAGGATTGCCGCGTGCAGGTGCGAATTCTGGCCGCCACCAACCGCAACCTGGCCGACGAAGTCGCGGCCAAACGATTCCGCGAAGACCTTTATTACCGGATTAACGTTCTGACGATTCCTTTGCCGCCTTTGCGGGAACGCGGCGACGATGTGCGGCTGCTGGCCGACAAGTTTACCGGCCCCGGCTGGGAATGGGAGCCCGCCGCCCTGGAGGCGATGCAAAAATATGACTGGCCCGGCAATGTGCGGCAGCTGATGAACGCCATTGAAAGGGCCAAGTTGTTAGCCGACGAGGAATGGATCTGCTTGCGCAACCTGCCGCAAGAGGTGCTCGTCCCGCACAGCCACGGTCTTCCCAAAACGCTTCAGCCCGAAGCCGACCTGGCAACCGTCAATCGGAGTCTGGTCGTGCAGGCGATGCGACGAGAACGCGGCAACAAAATGCAAGCCGCCAAAGTCCTTGGCGTAAGCCGTCGCAGCCTGTACCGCCTGTTGGAAAAGTACGAAATCGACCAGGCCGAGTACATCGACTAA
- a CDS encoding protein kinase domain-containing protein → MTDLDEKARQEFESDWLKGSQSDIADYLPRCESPAYLPTLEELICIDLEFRWRQPWRIRTTAEVSQPTSAREPCLLEDYLDRFPKLREPAILQRLIEQEVWVRKRSSSPPTAEEYQRRFPELQLMPSTWRRALGDAPTAPLHSTSGAPVAKRPDGAGPFGPYQLLKILGRGGMGSVYLAHHSPTNREVAIKIAKIEGFSANMQEEIARRFQTEVRAAAQISHANVTPIYDAGEIDGELYYTMPVIAGDLAAETRRQPLTNERAAHVIAQAARGVAAAHACGLLHRDLKPANLLYDVQSDRVLIADFGLARIHAAQEQLTRTNQHLGTPPYMSPEQIRQPKECDARSDIYSLGATLYHLLTGRPPFQASTPVETLRQVAEDDPVSPRLLNPQVDRDLETICMRCLQKEPALRFQTAGELADDLERRQRGEPIRSRPLGFARRLLRWRRRNPVPAALSAALAAALLLAAVTAGIGWRSTNRQLSRVVANNRQGQAALNELFAFVRTEPLFSQPGQELVREKLLERGLEHYTLLLELAEENESLPIDVVAARTARALLALELHGAEPAIAQLEAAISSGKKSPPALQQTAELQEVLGDAYNGLGQARHRLGEYRQAAVAFDQAIALRTKAARHPTAESQRKLANARMNRGLTAAAEGDIVGAKRFQEAAQQMRQTLLAHTDHDARLQRDFAQGQFNLARLELQQGEPGSAEELLGQATLQFESLSQQHPTDAMIWQRYIECLLMQAILDHQHAAPAAPPVSPSLSKAIELLQPLVMLAPHNRTYRLRLIELHQQAIEQLLAGGRGAQAEPVWQVVDARLLARIDSTDQQPDVIRLRLENLRQRGLISLAQGDRTRAKTELMAAVAAWRNATTQSTNEQLKSASSIEEWTTLQQLADSL, encoded by the coding sequence ATGACCGATCTCGATGAAAAAGCCCGCCAGGAGTTCGAATCCGATTGGCTCAAGGGAAGCCAAAGCGATATCGCCGACTATCTTCCCCGCTGTGAATCGCCGGCGTATCTCCCCACGCTGGAAGAGCTGATCTGTATCGATCTGGAGTTCCGCTGGCGTCAGCCGTGGAGGATTCGCACCACCGCGGAAGTCTCCCAGCCGACGTCGGCGAGGGAGCCCTGCCTGCTGGAAGATTATCTGGACCGCTTCCCCAAACTGCGTGAGCCGGCAATCCTGCAGCGACTGATCGAGCAAGAGGTTTGGGTGCGCAAGCGCTCGTCGAGTCCGCCCACGGCGGAAGAGTACCAGCGACGCTTTCCGGAACTGCAGTTGATGCCCTCTACCTGGCGACGCGCACTCGGCGACGCGCCCACGGCCCCGCTCCACTCGACAAGCGGCGCGCCCGTGGCAAAGCGACCGGACGGCGCCGGGCCGTTCGGTCCCTATCAGCTGCTCAAAATACTGGGTCGCGGAGGCATGGGAAGCGTTTATCTAGCGCATCATTCCCCGACCAACCGCGAGGTGGCGATCAAGATTGCCAAGATTGAAGGCTTCTCAGCCAACATGCAGGAGGAAATCGCCAGGCGATTTCAAACGGAGGTTCGGGCCGCCGCGCAAATTTCGCATGCGAATGTCACGCCCATCTACGACGCCGGCGAAATTGACGGCGAGTTGTACTACACGATGCCGGTTATCGCTGGCGATCTGGCGGCGGAGACGCGCCGCCAACCGCTTACCAATGAGCGCGCGGCGCACGTGATCGCTCAGGCTGCGCGGGGCGTTGCTGCAGCGCACGCGTGCGGCCTGCTACACCGCGATCTGAAGCCTGCCAACCTGCTTTACGACGTCCAAAGCGACCGTGTGTTGATCGCCGATTTTGGATTGGCCCGCATCCACGCCGCCCAAGAGCAGTTGACGCGGACCAACCAGCATCTCGGTACGCCGCCTTATATGTCGCCTGAGCAAATCCGCCAACCCAAGGAATGCGACGCTCGGTCCGATATCTATTCCCTCGGCGCCACGCTGTATCATCTGCTTACGGGCAGGCCTCCCTTTCAAGCATCAACCCCCGTGGAAACGCTGCGACAGGTCGCCGAGGACGATCCGGTTTCGCCGCGTTTGCTCAATCCGCAAGTCGATCGCGACCTGGAAACGATCTGCATGCGATGTCTGCAGAAAGAACCGGCGTTGCGATTTCAAACGGCAGGCGAACTGGCTGATGATCTTGAGCGGCGTCAACGGGGCGAGCCCATTCGCTCCCGTCCACTGGGTTTCGCCCGTCGGCTGCTGCGGTGGCGACGCCGTAATCCCGTGCCCGCGGCTCTCTCGGCGGCGCTTGCCGCTGCGCTGCTCCTCGCGGCGGTCACGGCGGGCATCGGATGGCGCTCGACCAACCGCCAATTGAGCCGCGTCGTCGCCAACAACCGACAGGGCCAGGCGGCGCTCAATGAGTTGTTCGCATTCGTCCGCACGGAACCCCTTTTTTCCCAGCCGGGGCAAGAGTTGGTGCGGGAAAAATTGCTCGAGCGCGGACTAGAGCATTACACCTTGTTGCTCGAACTTGCCGAGGAGAACGAAAGCCTGCCGATCGACGTCGTCGCAGCACGCACGGCGAGGGCGTTGCTTGCGCTCGAATTGCACGGCGCGGAACCGGCAATCGCGCAGTTGGAGGCGGCCATTTCTAGCGGGAAAAAGTCGCCTCCCGCGCTGCAGCAAACGGCCGAGCTGCAGGAAGTGCTGGGCGACGCCTATAACGGGCTCGGTCAGGCCCGGCATCGCCTGGGCGAATATCGACAGGCGGCGGTCGCTTTCGACCAGGCGATCGCCTTGCGCACCAAGGCTGCCAGGCATCCGACCGCAGAGTCGCAACGCAAACTGGCGAACGCGCGGATGAACCGCGGTCTCACCGCTGCTGCAGAGGGCGACATTGTCGGAGCCAAACGCTTTCAAGAAGCAGCGCAACAGATGCGTCAAACGTTACTTGCCCATACTGATCACGACGCCAGGCTGCAACGCGACTTCGCGCAGGGGCAATTTAATCTGGCCCGCCTGGAGCTGCAGCAAGGCGAGCCGGGCAGCGCCGAAGAACTGCTTGGTCAGGCGACGCTTCAATTCGAATCGCTTTCTCAACAGCACCCGACCGACGCCATGATCTGGCAACGTTACATCGAGTGCTTGTTGATGCAAGCCATCCTTGACCATCAACACGCCGCTCCTGCCGCCCCGCCCGTTTCCCCGTCGCTAAGCAAGGCCATCGAGCTTCTTCAGCCGTTGGTGATGCTTGCCCCCCATAATCGCACCTATCGACTCCGGCTGATTGAATTGCACCAACAAGCGATTGAGCAACTGCTCGCAGGCGGCCGCGGCGCTCAGGCGGAGCCTGTGTGGCAAGTCGTTGACGCCAGATTACTCGCGCGAATCGACTCTACGGATCAACAACCCGACGTGATTCGCCTGCGACTGGAAAACTTGCGACAACGGGGTTTGATCTCCCTTGCCCAAGGCGACCGCACTCGAGCGAAAACGGAATTGATGGCCGCTGTGGCGGCATGGCGCAACGCAACGACACAATCAACAAACGAACAACTGAAATCGGCGTCATCGATCGAAGAGTGGACCACACTGCAACAGTTGGCGGATTCGTTGTAG
- a CDS encoding globin domain-containing protein: protein MKSIYGAVIASYHRARHTDQFFDTFYGIFLRKSPEIQLMFVHTDFPHQKLMLKESLLELLLFAECPAECEVIQRIGRRHTELKVKPEMYAMWVDALCEALALHDPEFSADLEQAWRNAMQPGIDLMLTVAKPPSGPGNRSRK from the coding sequence ATGAAATCGATTTACGGGGCGGTTATCGCCAGCTACCATCGCGCCCGCCATACGGATCAGTTCTTTGATACCTTCTACGGAATCTTTCTGCGCAAGTCTCCCGAAATACAATTGATGTTTGTCCATACGGACTTTCCGCATCAGAAATTAATGCTAAAAGAGTCGCTGTTAGAACTGTTGCTCTTTGCGGAGTGTCCGGCCGAGTGTGAGGTCATCCAGCGAATCGGCAGGAGGCATACGGAATTGAAAGTGAAGCCGGAAATGTACGCCATGTGGGTGGATGCTTTGTGCGAGGCTCTGGCGCTGCACGATCCTGAGTTTTCGGCTGACCTGGAACAGGCCTGGCGAAACGCGATGCAGCCAGGCATCGACCTGATGCTAACCGTCGCCAAACCGCCTTCGGGGCCTGGTAACAGGAGCCGGAAGTGA
- a CDS encoding hemerythrin domain-containing protein, protein MFTSDDSHTWLRHLQIQHRSINDRLLRLENERIPSLEALVGRPPSLLLEDLQELRTELVQHFQQEEEGGCLEEALSRCPSLCEEVRRIEGEHPQLLQDLDQIMDSTQKQWDCEEASRVKEAFQNLAHRIRAHEAAESRILIQGFGTHADTA, encoded by the coding sequence ATGTTTACTTCAGACGACTCCCATACCTGGCTGCGCCATCTGCAGATTCAACATCGCAGCATTAACGATCGCTTGCTCCGCCTGGAAAACGAGCGGATTCCGTCGCTAGAAGCGCTAGTGGGACGACCCCCTTCCCTGCTCCTGGAGGACCTGCAGGAACTGCGAACCGAGTTGGTGCAGCATTTCCAGCAGGAGGAAGAAGGCGGCTGCCTTGAGGAAGCGTTGTCTCGTTGTCCCAGTCTGTGCGAAGAGGTGCGGCGGATCGAAGGCGAACATCCGCAACTGCTCCAGGATCTGGACCAAATCATGGATTCGACCCAGAAGCAGTGGGATTGCGAGGAAGCCTCTCGCGTCAAGGAAGCGTTCCAGAATCTGGCCCACCGCATCCGCGCCCATGAAGCGGCCGAGAGTCGCATCCTGATCCAAGGATTCGGTACGCATGCGGATACGGCCTGA
- a CDS encoding universal stress protein gives MNIFKNILVSLDTRDETHPALNWAEPLAKQANAQLTLVDVLPEHPWHVRVAVNDYPQVRETLLKEKRERAAKIVDQLQTRGFEASYVVLEGKTSTEVIRQAMRSAHDLVVRVAKGPHSRRPGRMGNTSFSLLRKCPTAVLVVPADVPPRYERILGAVDPVVPDAEHEGLNRQILETTSELAALHRAQFSILHAWNIWGAELLMPRHQHEDFREWDKRPRQWVENAMQKLLAPFDLGCDDDRVSLEMGDPVEVIPRFVAREDIDLLVLGAVGRSGLSGWVMGNTAEIILHHVRCGVLALKPSSFRSPVPDH, from the coding sequence ATGAACATTTTTAAAAATATCCTCGTATCCCTCGATACTCGCGATGAAACACACCCCGCGCTGAACTGGGCGGAGCCGCTGGCAAAACAGGCGAACGCCCAATTGACGCTTGTCGATGTGCTGCCGGAACATCCGTGGCATGTGCGCGTGGCGGTCAATGACTATCCGCAGGTGCGGGAGACCTTGTTAAAAGAGAAGCGTGAACGGGCGGCAAAGATCGTCGATCAACTTCAAACGCGCGGCTTCGAGGCTTCGTACGTCGTGCTTGAGGGGAAGACCTCGACCGAAGTGATTCGGCAAGCCATGCGAAGCGCGCACGACCTGGTCGTGCGCGTCGCGAAAGGTCCCCATAGTCGACGGCCCGGGCGCATGGGGAACACCAGTTTCAGCCTGCTGAGAAAATGTCCCACGGCGGTGCTTGTCGTCCCAGCCGACGTGCCTCCGCGGTACGAAAGGATTCTGGGAGCAGTCGATCCCGTTGTTCCCGATGCAGAGCATGAGGGACTGAACCGTCAAATTCTCGAGACAACGAGCGAACTGGCTGCATTGCATCGGGCTCAGTTCTCTATCCTTCATGCGTGGAATATCTGGGGCGCCGAACTACTGATGCCGCGACATCAGCATGAGGATTTTCGCGAGTGGGACAAACGGCCGCGACAATGGGTCGAAAACGCCATGCAGAAGCTGCTTGCCCCCTTTGATCTGGGGTGCGACGACGATCGCGTCAGCCTGGAAATGGGAGATCCGGTCGAAGTTATTCCTCGGTTCGTCGCCCGCGAGGATATTGACCTGCTGGTTCTGGGCGCCGTTGGACGTTCGGGCCTGTCAGGATGGGTGATGGGCAACACCGCGGAGATCATTCTGCATCACGTGCGCTGCGGCGTCCTCGCGCTCAAGCCGTCTTCCTTCCGGTCTCCTGTACCCGACCATTAG
- a CDS encoding RNA polymerase sigma factor → MAACTGCETLNFLVRPMPPTAISPGARVFQAPRTRGDNQVNEQLAWPSDQWMAALAAGDSAVQQEFWNRYAGPLHRIADRQLSQKLKRRVDPEDVVQSACRTFFRRVGEGEFDLADQNDVWRLMLTITLNKARMQARFHGRDRRRMDREQALPEDPGQGISFYEEGLAEVDFSDFLDALLRRLSEEQQAILKRTLESQTQDEIAAAIGCSQRTVRRMQGRIRELLREILQQDLELGESESPSPS, encoded by the coding sequence TTGGCGGCCTGCACTGGTTGTGAGACATTAAATTTTCTTGTCCGGCCGATGCCGCCTACGGCAATCTCTCCAGGGGCGCGCGTTTTCCAGGCGCCCCGCACTCGAGGAGATAATCAGGTGAACGAACAACTAGCATGGCCGAGCGATCAGTGGATGGCGGCGTTGGCGGCGGGCGATTCCGCGGTCCAGCAGGAATTTTGGAATCGTTACGCGGGGCCGTTACACCGCATCGCCGACCGACAGCTCTCTCAAAAACTCAAACGCCGCGTTGATCCCGAAGATGTGGTTCAATCGGCCTGTCGCACGTTCTTTCGTCGTGTAGGAGAAGGGGAATTCGACCTGGCCGATCAGAACGATGTCTGGCGGCTGATGCTCACGATCACCCTGAACAAGGCGCGCATGCAGGCCCGGTTTCATGGGCGAGATCGTCGTCGCATGGATCGCGAACAGGCCCTGCCCGAAGATCCCGGCCAAGGGATCTCTTTCTACGAAGAAGGATTAGCGGAGGTGGATTTTTCCGACTTTCTCGACGCGCTGTTGCGGCGATTGAGTGAAGAGCAGCAAGCCATCTTGAAACGCACCTTGGAAAGCCAGACGCAGGATGAAATCGCGGCAGCGATCGGCTGCAGTCAACGTACGGTACGCCGGATGCAGGGTCGCATCCGCGAACTGTTGCGCGAGATTCTTCAGCAAGACCTGGAGCTCGGAGAATCAGAATCGCCGAGTCCATCATGA
- a CDS encoding universal stress protein — protein MFPPDPGAAWQGLRVASFDGAECANDIQERAMPGSAVLSPRLLLSNKMSFTSPDRVLVPVDFSEESIQAVDSALEVVQSPENIWVIHVLGSISSVEPGVVWQVIDDGVRIQHTEEALQQRLADPRYQGLHRHVVVGDPGHCIAEFAAEENMDLIMLPSHGRTGFNRLLLGSVAERVVRLAHCPVLVIRR, from the coding sequence TTGTTTCCGCCCGATCCGGGGGCAGCCTGGCAAGGGTTGCGAGTCGCCTCCTTCGACGGCGCGGAATGTGCAAATGATATTCAGGAAAGGGCGATGCCCGGCTCGGCTGTCCTGTCTCCTCGTTTGCTGTTGAGTAATAAGATGTCTTTTACTTCGCCCGATCGAGTTCTCGTCCCGGTGGATTTTTCTGAGGAATCTATTCAAGCTGTGGATTCTGCGCTGGAGGTGGTTCAATCCCCTGAGAACATCTGGGTCATCCATGTGCTGGGTTCGATCTCTTCGGTGGAACCTGGAGTAGTCTGGCAAGTGATCGACGACGGCGTGCGAATCCAACACACCGAAGAAGCGCTGCAGCAGCGGCTTGCGGACCCCAGATACCAAGGCCTCCACAGACACGTGGTTGTGGGCGACCCTGGCCATTGCATCGCGGAATTCGCTGCCGAGGAAAACATGGATCTGATCATGCTTCCCTCTCATGGGCGAACCGGTTTCAACCGACTGCTTCTAGGTTCGGTTGCCGAAAGAGTTGTGCGGCTGGCGCATTGCCCGGTGTTGGTGATCCGCCGCTAA
- a CDS encoding ATP-binding protein: protein MNSDLCILIVDDEPDLANSVRRILRLDGYQVEIATSLAELLDRDNWSDYFAILLDRRLPDGNADQILPVLNELARDTAVIMITAYADLEGALIALRHGAEDFFLKPVDPEHLRARLKRLADLRRVESELKRERAFAQIVLDTTQALILVLNGEGRVLRLNRYFESLSGYRQEELVGKSVDSILRPDPKELPGESPEQAPSLPRLHPGSLHKLRFKSGQECDVAWWTAPLKNEQGQITELICAGMNMTEYNRLQEKLIQSERLAAIGEAMAGLTHESRNALQRSQACLDLLADRLDDQPGSLELLESIQRAQDDLYRLYEEVRAYAAPIHVRPQRCDVGEILRKAWCDTAVMREGRDASLEEHTTEVDLHCEVDAFALGQVFRNILENAVQACSDPVRIEVEYAATTGTAAPSLSITIGDNGPGLPPQHVDRVFDSFFTTKTEGAGLGMAIARRILQAHDGQIIARSSRGGGAEFVTTLPRKSGESLH, encoded by the coding sequence ATGAATTCAGACCTTTGCATCCTGATCGTGGATGATGAGCCCGACCTGGCCAACAGCGTCCGCCGAATTCTCCGTTTGGACGGGTACCAGGTGGAAATCGCAACGTCGCTCGCGGAATTGCTGGATCGCGATAACTGGTCGGATTACTTCGCCATTTTGCTGGACCGTCGGCTGCCCGATGGCAACGCGGATCAGATTCTGCCTGTGCTGAACGAATTGGCGCGCGACACGGCGGTGATCATGATCACCGCCTATGCGGATCTGGAAGGGGCGTTAATCGCGCTGCGTCATGGCGCGGAAGATTTCTTCCTGAAGCCCGTCGACCCAGAGCATTTGCGGGCCCGCCTGAAGCGTCTGGCGGATCTGCGACGGGTGGAAAGCGAACTGAAGCGGGAACGAGCATTCGCACAGATTGTTCTCGACACAACCCAGGCGCTGATCCTGGTGCTCAATGGCGAAGGCCGGGTGCTGCGTCTCAACCGTTACTTTGAAAGCTTGAGCGGCTACCGCCAGGAGGAACTCGTAGGCAAGTCGGTCGACTCCATTCTTCGTCCTGATCCGAAGGAACTGCCTGGCGAGTCTCCCGAGCAGGCGCCTTCGCTTCCGAGGCTGCATCCAGGCTCGTTACATAAGCTGCGTTTCAAGTCCGGGCAGGAATGCGATGTCGCCTGGTGGACCGCCCCGCTGAAAAACGAGCAAGGTCAAATCACCGAATTAATTTGCGCCGGCATGAATATGACGGAGTATAACCGTCTGCAGGAAAAGCTTATTCAATCCGAGCGACTGGCGGCGATCGGCGAAGCAATGGCCGGCTTGACCCATGAAAGCCGGAACGCTTTGCAACGCAGCCAGGCCTGCCTGGACCTGTTAGCAGATCGGCTCGACGATCAGCCTGGTTCGCTTGAGTTGCTCGAATCGATCCAGCGTGCGCAGGACGATCTCTATCGCCTTTACGAAGAGGTACGCGCCTATGCCGCTCCGATCCACGTGCGGCCGCAACGCTGCGACGTCGGCGAAATCCTGCGCAAAGCATGGTGCGACACCGCCGTCATGCGCGAGGGTCGAGACGCCAGCCTGGAAGAACACACCACAGAGGTCGATCTTCACTGTGAGGTCGATGCGTTTGCGCTAGGACAGGTGTTCCGCAACATTCTCGAGAACGCCGTGCAGGCGTGCAGTGATCCTGTACGCATCGAAGTGGAGTACGCCGCCACGACCGGAACGGCGGCGCCCTCGCTGTCGATTACGATTGGCGACAATGGCCCCGGCCTGCCTCCCCAGCATGTGGATCGGGTATTCGATTCGTTCTTCACGACCAAGACCGAAGGAGCCGGTCTGGGCATGGCGATCGCCCGCCGCATTTTGCAAGCCCACGACGGTCAGATTATCGCCCGTTCGTCCCGCGGCGGCGGAGCCGAGTTTGTTACAACGTTGCCCAGAAAATCAGGAGAGTCATTGCACTAA